Proteins encoded in a region of the Teredinibacter purpureus genome:
- a CDS encoding DUF4136 domain-containing protein, whose product MFLNRSILLCVTLILMMSGCATRQPAVDYRTEYDFSTLESFAVLKFDKTHYQNPKVSELEVDRIASVLKNVFAERYSEVDKEQADFHVRHVLIVEERMRVDNYNASFGVYRGGFGYNYGYSTPPSQNTYYQQGSIIVDVLDAQTNEVLWRGTVEGKVKRNSTPEARQARITRQLSGLLAQFPPSKSQ is encoded by the coding sequence ATGTTTTTAAACCGTTCTATATTGCTATGTGTCACTTTAATATTGATGATGAGTGGTTGTGCAACTCGTCAGCCTGCCGTTGATTATCGTACGGAGTATGATTTTTCAACACTAGAATCTTTTGCCGTGTTGAAATTTGATAAAACGCATTATCAAAACCCAAAAGTATCGGAGTTAGAAGTTGATCGTATTGCCTCAGTGTTAAAAAATGTTTTCGCTGAGCGATACAGTGAAGTTGATAAGGAGCAGGCTGATTTTCATGTGCGCCATGTGTTGATTGTTGAAGAGCGTATGCGCGTAGACAATTACAACGCCTCCTTTGGTGTATACCGAGGAGGTTTTGGCTATAACTATGGTTATAGCACGCCCCCTAGTCAAAACACGTACTATCAGCAAGGCAGTATTATTGTCGATGTGTTGGATGCCCAAACTAACGAAGTGTTATGGCGTGGAACCGTTGAGGGAAAAGTTAAAAGAAATAGTACGCCTGAAGCTCGGCAAGCAAGAATCACACGCCAACTTTCCGGTTTGTTAGCGCAATTCCCGCCTTCAAAAAGTCAATAA
- the zipA gene encoding cell division protein ZipA — MRDWLTVIIVLLIVGILLDGFRRMRQSRRENLQISKKAKEADRGKVSVSSSEFPRGGARVAGYRDPDHVSSINESLKSTYLAKKTTIGAPNRIPEQVTLNLDEHVPMLMDSVAEDLSEAEQRASGEDEIEHVNEPILGDLKDIDTTVEHEEQPVAEAPSVILENHHEPDHSPVEAEITSASTIDNTADNTKYLQPDKVLIINVMAKPSARFDGDALLAALMEQGMRLGAMDIFHRHVNDDGDGPVLFSLANMVVPGTFSLAQMKSFHTPGVSLFLSLPLEITDEEGKIPNGLSIRAYDNLAATAKALAAALNGELKDKNRSVMTQQTIDYDRELVVEYERKQRLTRA; from the coding sequence ATGCGAGATTGGTTAACGGTCATCATCGTTTTGCTTATTGTCGGTATATTGCTGGATGGATTTCGGCGTATGAGGCAATCTAGGCGTGAAAATTTGCAAATATCCAAAAAAGCAAAAGAAGCCGATAGAGGGAAAGTCTCGGTTAGCTCTAGCGAATTTCCGCGTGGTGGTGCACGAGTGGCTGGATATCGCGATCCCGACCATGTCAGCAGTATTAATGAATCGCTCAAGAGTACTTACCTGGCGAAGAAGACAACTATCGGCGCTCCCAACAGGATTCCAGAGCAGGTGACGCTCAATCTAGATGAGCATGTTCCTATGCTGATGGACTCTGTAGCCGAAGATTTGTCCGAAGCCGAACAGCGTGCGTCAGGAGAAGATGAAATAGAACATGTTAATGAGCCTATTTTAGGTGACCTTAAAGATATCGATACCACGGTAGAACATGAAGAACAGCCTGTTGCAGAAGCGCCTAGCGTTATACTTGAAAATCATCATGAGCCTGACCATTCGCCAGTAGAAGCGGAGATAACTTCTGCGAGTACAATCGACAATACAGCCGACAACACAAAGTATTTGCAACCCGATAAAGTGCTTATTATTAATGTAATGGCCAAACCCAGCGCTCGGTTTGACGGTGATGCGTTACTGGCCGCTCTTATGGAGCAGGGTATGCGGTTAGGCGCTATGGATATATTTCATAGGCACGTAAACGATGATGGCGATGGGCCGGTACTTTTCAGTCTCGCTAACATGGTGGTACCCGGTACGTTTAGTCTCGCACAAATGAAAAGTTTTCATACACCTGGTGTGAGTTTGTTTTTAAGTTTGCCGCTCGAAATTACCGACGAAGAAGGAAAGATTCCCAATGGGTTAAGCATACGTGCGTACGATAATTTGGCAGCAACGGCAAAAGCGTTAGCTGCTGCATTAAATGGCGAATTAAAAGATAAGAATCGCAGCGTAATGACGCAGCAAACGATAGATTATGATCGTGAACTTGTTGTGGAATATGAAAGAAAGCAGCGGCTCACTCGAGCTTAA
- a CDS encoding transglycosylase SLT domain-containing protein, protein MVVVSTFLLLTGCVSTPPKHQDNICHIFDEKDGWYKRAKKASKQWGIPIATNMAIMHQESRFVPKAKPPRTKILGFIPGPRKSSAYGYPQAKDETWDWYKDKTGSWGADRDEYGDSIDFVAWFNHISVTSAGIRANDTYRLYLAYHEGHGGYKRGTYKKKAWLTAVARKVDKRAKMYQAQLNKCEDRLDSSWWWPF, encoded by the coding sequence ATGGTTGTAGTATCAACGTTTTTATTACTTACAGGGTGTGTATCTACACCACCGAAACATCAGGATAATATTTGCCATATATTCGACGAAAAAGATGGCTGGTATAAAAGGGCAAAGAAGGCGAGTAAGCAGTGGGGCATTCCTATAGCCACAAACATGGCTATCATGCATCAAGAAAGTCGGTTTGTACCTAAAGCTAAACCGCCGCGCACGAAAATTCTTGGTTTTATACCAGGGCCTCGTAAAAGTAGCGCTTATGGTTACCCTCAAGCGAAAGACGAGACATGGGATTGGTACAAGGATAAGACAGGGAGTTGGGGCGCGGATCGCGACGAGTATGGAGATTCAATCGATTTTGTTGCGTGGTTTAATCATATTAGCGTTACTTCAGCCGGTATTCGGGCGAATGATACCTACCGATTATACTTGGCTTACCATGAAGGTCATGGGGGCTATAAACGCGGTACTTATAAAAAGAAGGCCTGGCTAACCGCTGTTGCCCGAAAGGTTGATAAGCGGGCGAAGATGTATCAGGCACAGCTCAACAAATGCGAAGACCGTTTAGATTCTTCGTGGTGGTGGCCATTTTAA
- a CDS encoding AraC family transcriptional regulator — MSNKDSMIPSDYAIRLLEQAQASGCDRDDILNQAELDWVSLQSRREISGKRYGLLYQAVMRAAEDEWFGMFVGGKVPLGSFRMMCLTLLTCANLQQAIIRAGEFSEICRGMKVRFKLDVDEQIASVSMAPVHSISVEEYDALINDADPSYMLTSIIAWHKFTEWLAGKTIPLVTLQLSYPAGKNVEPLAYAQNVNIQYDAPKNGFSFPVKCLDFPLVQDHDSLLSFLRTAPYHLVTEDSLKLSFGERVRNILKRDVSRAMPSAEQLASQLNMSVTTLRRQLSKDSVSYQKLKDDCRMEAAIYYLSCLELSNSDIAEKLGFDEPSAFFRSFKKWTGQTPGEYRARLNQKA; from the coding sequence ATGAGCAATAAAGATTCAATGATCCCTAGTGATTACGCTATTCGTTTGTTGGAGCAGGCGCAAGCGTCAGGTTGCGATCGTGATGATATTTTAAACCAAGCGGAGCTTGACTGGGTAAGTCTTCAGTCTCGTAGAGAGATATCGGGTAAGCGCTATGGGCTGTTGTATCAGGCTGTTATGCGTGCGGCAGAAGATGAATGGTTTGGGATGTTCGTTGGGGGCAAAGTGCCTCTTGGCTCTTTTCGAATGATGTGTCTTACGTTATTAACGTGCGCTAACCTGCAGCAAGCTATTATTCGTGCCGGTGAGTTTTCCGAAATATGCCGGGGAATGAAAGTACGGTTTAAATTAGATGTGGATGAGCAAATAGCCAGTGTATCAATGGCACCGGTTCATTCAATTTCGGTGGAGGAGTATGATGCGCTTATTAATGATGCTGACCCTTCGTATATGCTTACATCGATAATTGCTTGGCACAAGTTTACCGAGTGGCTTGCGGGTAAAACGATACCACTAGTGACATTACAGTTATCCTATCCTGCGGGAAAAAACGTAGAGCCTCTGGCCTACGCGCAGAACGTCAATATACAATATGATGCACCGAAAAATGGCTTCAGCTTTCCCGTTAAGTGTTTAGACTTTCCGTTAGTGCAAGACCATGATTCGCTCTTGTCTTTTTTGCGCACAGCGCCTTATCATTTAGTCACTGAAGATTCCCTCAAACTCAGCTTTGGCGAGCGTGTTCGGAATATATTAAAACGTGATGTGAGCCGTGCGATGCCATCTGCAGAACAACTGGCATCGCAGTTAAATATGTCGGTTACAACGCTGCGTCGTCAGTTATCGAAAGATTCTGTTTCTTATCAAAAGCTAAAGGATGACTGTCGGATGGAAGCTGCTATTTACTATCTTTCCTGTCTTGAGCTGTCTAATTCAGATATTGCAGAAAAATTAGGTTTCGACGAGCCTAGTGCTTTTTTTAGGTCGTTTAAAAAATGGACTGGGCAAACGCCGGGTGAATACCGAGCGCGATTGAATCAAAAAGCTTAG
- the ligA gene encoding NAD-dependent DNA ligase LigA, whose translation MSNPELSVPTKVLEHRDKLVSTLNYHSKQYYLLDQPELPDAEYDRLFQALKSIEEAYPSLRDDTSPTQRVGAKPLPEFESVTHLVPMLSLDNAFSDEDMHAFDKRIKERVKSDASIQYSCEPKYDGIAVSLLYRDGVLVQGATRGDGATGENITQNVRTIGSIPLALVGAGFPSVLEVRGEIFMPKKGFEALNTRQVAKGEKAFVNPRNAAAGSLRQLDPSITATRPLIMCAYSVGYVEGHLPSTHSAILRQLELWGFVISEQLDVVTGAQGCLDYFARLGLERASLPFDIDGIVFKVDSIALQKTLGFVSRAPRWAIAHKFPAQEELTRLNAVEFQVGRTGAITPVARLEPVFVGGVTVSNATLHNRDEIDRLGLCIGDTVIVRRAGDVIPQIVAVVPNNMGESREPIEFPCECPVCGSLVETLEGEVVARCSGGLVCEAQRKEAIKHFASRQAMDIDGLGDKLVEQFVDEGLVNKVADLFTLEGHSIAGLERMGSKSAENLLRSLEKSQSTTLPRFLFALGIREVGQATARNLAQHFGKLEGLIAAEESALQSVDDVGPIVAHYVYDFFRQPHNIEAIESLKIAGVHWPETEPVERKSLPLEGKTFVLTGSLEKMTRDQAKERLLKKGAKVAGSVSAKTHCVVAGPGAGSKLTKAESLGLQIMDEATFIEFIETL comes from the coding sequence ATGAGCAACCCCGAATTGTCGGTTCCGACAAAGGTGTTAGAGCATCGAGACAAACTGGTTTCGACGCTCAATTATCATAGTAAACAATACTACCTTCTAGACCAGCCAGAATTACCGGATGCAGAATATGATCGGTTATTTCAGGCATTAAAATCGATTGAAGAGGCTTACCCCTCGCTGCGTGACGACACGTCACCAACCCAGCGAGTGGGAGCCAAACCTCTCCCTGAGTTTGAATCTGTTACACATTTAGTACCCATGTTATCGCTCGATAACGCCTTCAGTGATGAGGATATGCACGCGTTTGATAAGCGTATTAAAGAGCGCGTGAAGAGCGATGCGTCTATTCAATACAGTTGTGAACCGAAATATGACGGCATTGCTGTAAGTTTGCTCTATCGCGATGGCGTTTTAGTGCAAGGCGCTACACGGGGTGACGGGGCAACGGGCGAAAATATTACGCAAAATGTACGCACCATTGGTTCTATACCGTTAGCGCTTGTTGGCGCAGGGTTTCCCTCTGTGCTCGAGGTGCGTGGAGAAATCTTCATGCCCAAAAAAGGCTTCGAAGCGCTTAATACACGGCAAGTGGCTAAAGGGGAGAAAGCGTTCGTTAATCCGCGCAACGCTGCTGCGGGTAGTTTAAGGCAGTTGGACCCTTCTATTACCGCAACACGCCCGTTAATCATGTGTGCGTATAGTGTTGGTTATGTGGAGGGACATTTACCTTCAACGCACAGTGCAATACTTCGACAACTGGAGCTTTGGGGTTTTGTTATTAGCGAGCAGCTTGACGTGGTAACGGGCGCGCAAGGTTGTCTCGATTATTTTGCTCGTTTAGGGCTTGAAAGAGCGTCGCTTCCATTTGATATAGATGGCATTGTATTTAAAGTTGATAGTATTGCGCTTCAGAAAACATTGGGTTTTGTTTCACGTGCGCCGCGTTGGGCCATTGCACATAAATTTCCCGCACAAGAAGAGTTGACCCGCCTGAATGCGGTAGAGTTTCAGGTGGGCCGTACGGGTGCCATTACCCCTGTTGCTAGATTAGAGCCTGTTTTTGTCGGCGGTGTTACGGTTTCAAACGCGACACTTCATAACCGTGATGAAATAGATCGTTTGGGGCTCTGTATAGGTGATACTGTTATTGTTCGGCGTGCGGGCGATGTTATACCGCAAATTGTCGCTGTGGTACCGAATAATATGGGTGAATCACGGGAGCCAATAGAATTTCCCTGCGAGTGCCCCGTTTGCGGTTCGCTTGTTGAAACATTAGAAGGCGAGGTGGTTGCCCGTTGTAGTGGTGGGTTGGTGTGCGAAGCTCAGCGCAAAGAAGCAATTAAACATTTCGCAAGCCGTCAAGCGATGGATATTGACGGCTTAGGCGATAAGCTCGTAGAACAGTTCGTTGATGAAGGGCTTGTGAATAAAGTGGCCGACCTATTTACACTAGAGGGCCATTCCATAGCAGGATTAGAGCGCATGGGCAGTAAATCGGCAGAGAACCTATTGCGTTCGCTCGAAAAGTCTCAATCGACAACTTTACCCCGTTTTTTATTTGCACTGGGTATCAGAGAGGTGGGGCAAGCAACCGCTCGTAATCTTGCGCAACATTTCGGCAAGCTAGAGGGGTTAATCGCTGCTGAAGAATCGGCGTTACAGAGTGTCGATGATGTTGGCCCAATAGTGGCGCATTATGTCTACGACTTTTTTCGGCAACCACACAATATTGAAGCAATTGAATCCCTTAAAATAGCAGGTGTTCATTGGCCAGAAACAGAACCTGTTGAACGGAAATCGTTGCCGTTAGAGGGTAAAACGTTCGTCTTGACCGGTAGCCTAGAAAAGATGACGCGTGACCAAGCAAAAGAGCGGTTATTGAAAAAAGGTGCGAAGGTTGCTGGCAGCGTGTCGGCAAAAACACATTGTGTGGTTGCGGGGCCTGGCGCTGGGTCAAAATTAACAAAAGCCGAAAGTTTGGGGCTTCAAATTATGGACGAAGCGACCTTCATTGAATTTATAGAGACATTATAA
- the ccmI gene encoding c-type cytochrome biogenesis protein CcmI produces the protein MEIAFWQGFLALIVLAIIFVLWPTVFIRKEKKRELLIDAQEEANQDVFKEHVKELQATHLRGELEANEFSALKQDLDKTLVIENEGTASQSDKPIIASFKSRLPVIALAVALPVCTLALYSWLGAKPDWAIYELAKERAHAASMDERNQLSEQLIERLQVRLESKPENEHNWHLLATVASEVGDYDEAVRAFRRVLEIEPRAAQVMAELAQALFLLAGNTITPEVSENTHLALQLNPKMPTALGLAGIEAFQTGKYQTAIEHWSLAVSQLDPSSPSSVALTGGIARAQAALNKSGANHQSDTTPEVALNSVLNVSVSFDKSLVNAEPDDQVFVYARAWQGPKMPLAIRKLKVSELPIRIQLDNSMAMAPGMDLGSFPQVELVARITGSGSAIPQSGDWQVSEGPIIVAEQTKTITLKIFEQIP, from the coding sequence TTGGAAATTGCATTTTGGCAAGGATTCTTGGCGCTAATTGTATTGGCGATAATTTTCGTTCTTTGGCCCACAGTCTTCATTCGTAAAGAAAAGAAGCGTGAATTGCTGATAGATGCGCAGGAAGAAGCTAATCAAGATGTGTTTAAAGAGCACGTAAAAGAGCTTCAGGCTACACATCTGCGCGGCGAACTAGAAGCGAATGAGTTCAGTGCGCTTAAACAAGATCTCGATAAAACCTTGGTTATAGAAAACGAAGGCACTGCTTCGCAGTCGGATAAACCCATTATTGCGAGCTTTAAAAGCCGTCTGCCTGTTATCGCGCTAGCGGTTGCACTCCCAGTATGCACTTTAGCATTATACAGTTGGCTGGGTGCTAAGCCTGATTGGGCAATCTACGAGCTTGCTAAAGAACGTGCTCATGCGGCGTCAATGGATGAGCGAAACCAGCTTAGTGAGCAGCTTATCGAGCGTTTACAGGTTCGTCTCGAGAGCAAGCCCGAAAATGAACATAACTGGCATTTACTTGCGACCGTTGCTTCGGAGGTGGGTGATTACGACGAAGCGGTTAGAGCTTTTAGGCGAGTACTTGAAATTGAGCCTCGGGCCGCCCAAGTGATGGCTGAACTCGCTCAGGCGTTGTTCTTGCTCGCGGGTAATACGATTACGCCGGAGGTCAGCGAAAACACTCATTTGGCGCTACAGTTAAACCCAAAAATGCCAACAGCGCTTGGCTTAGCGGGGATAGAAGCTTTCCAAACAGGGAAGTACCAAACTGCAATTGAGCACTGGAGTTTGGCGGTGTCCCAACTAGACCCTAGCTCGCCGTCGTCAGTTGCTTTGACCGGCGGTATTGCGCGGGCACAAGCAGCGTTGAATAAGTCTGGAGCTAATCATCAGAGTGATACAACACCTGAAGTGGCGTTGAATTCAGTGTTAAATGTTTCGGTAAGCTTTGATAAAAGCTTAGTAAATGCAGAGCCGGATGACCAAGTGTTTGTCTATGCACGCGCTTGGCAAGGCCCCAAAATGCCTTTAGCCATTCGGAAGTTGAAAGTGTCTGAATTACCTATCCGAATACAGTTGGACAATAGTATGGCCATGGCGCCCGGTATGGATTTGGGTAGTTTTCCTCAGGTGGAGCTTGTTGCGCGTATAACTGGCTCTGGTAGTGCGATACCCCAGTCTGGTGATTGGCAAGTCTCGGAAGGTCCAATAATTGTTGCGGAGCAGACGAAGACGATAACGCTTAAGATCTTCGAGCAGATCCCATAA
- a CDS encoding cytochrome c-type biogenesis protein translates to MNHWTVFSFIRYLHWVFFIGVLACGAKNVLAGIDAYEFDSEVDRARYQRLAQELRCPKCQNQNLSDSNSAIAIDLRNEVARMIREGRSDSEIKTYMVNRYGDFVLYRPPIQNNTLVLWWAPAVMLFVGLCVFVVIAFRRRRLVDSGSGDVQA, encoded by the coding sequence TTGAATCATTGGACAGTTTTTTCATTTATTCGATACCTGCATTGGGTCTTTTTTATCGGAGTATTGGCTTGTGGCGCGAAAAATGTTCTAGCAGGTATTGATGCTTATGAGTTTGACTCAGAAGTAGATCGTGCACGGTATCAACGTTTAGCGCAGGAGTTACGTTGCCCTAAGTGCCAAAACCAGAACTTGTCCGATTCGAATTCAGCCATTGCGATTGATTTGCGCAATGAGGTGGCTCGCATGATTCGAGAGGGGCGTAGTGATAGTGAGATAAAGACGTATATGGTAAATCGATACGGGGATTTTGTTTTGTATCGGCCGCCAATACAAAATAATACGTTGGTACTTTGGTGGGCACCCGCCGTGATGTTGTTCGTCGGGTTATGTGTTTTTGTTGTGATTGCCTTTCGTAGACGGCGATTAGTGGACAGCGGTAGCGGCGACGTTCAGGCGTAG
- the smc gene encoding chromosome segregation protein SMC, with product MRLKCIKLAGFKSFVDPTTVNFPSNLCAVVGPNGCGKSNIIDAVRWVMGESSAKNLRGEAMTDVIFNGSSGRKPVGQASIELVFDNSDGTIVGEFAGYSEIAIKRKVTRESQNIYYLNGNKCRRRDITDIFLGTGLGPRSYAIIEQGMISRLIEAKPEELRVYIEEAAGISKYKERRRDTENRMRRTHENLERLADIREELERQLSRLERQSQSAEKYTEFKKEERALKARLQALRYQQLQLKSDQKHKEIKELELKVEARVTEQVRHDADIEKYRAEYTEKSDTFNEVQGRYYAIGSDITRIEQAIQHAEERERQLRIDLEQTERDCTEAQEHLSVDMAKAEGWEAELLEILPELELVQGSEEESGSILVEAEESMHLWQQDWDQFNLKAAEPRQQAEVQQSRIKYLEQVQTRLLERMDRLKSERDALVIDDVADDIEILQEELATLELSAEEKREQVEALTDVVNEARDAQHKFTEERDLLRSDIQRARGRHASLETLQQASLGQAAGSTTQWLESQGLADYPRLAEKVEVEQGWETAVEVVLGNTLQAVCMESTLDAISESLNSFDAGEMTFFDATLVTDSVGTDTLLSKLRSPVNLSSALAGILVAEDLAEALAKRKALSADQSIVTKDGIWLGSNWLKVVKADDANAGVIARQKELDELSLHIEALEGRIETLIEQVETSKLRNSDSEKARENLRREADDLGRKYNEAKSSLSSSRAKVDQVTEGRERAQRDIADAQAQMDAESVNLVDARTLLEASISAMETDTAEREALLHRRDSIRGKLDEARQKARHDKDRAHELAMRHQSLKTQVDAIKQGIQRLQDQMGRMQERRETLKGSLEENREPVEEHKLDLEASLEKRITVEQELTETRKIVETVESALRDIEKQRHQIESTIGGIRVELEKARLDAQTLDVQSEGLKQQLVEQEYDLATVLSLLDDDEDEALLEESLTKMGNRIARLGPINLAAIDEYKTESERKNYLDAQNDDLSEALETLENAIKKIDRETRTRFKETFDQVNTGIQELFPKVFGGGHAYLELTGDDMLDTGIAIMARPPGKKNSTIHLLSGGEKALTAIALVFSIFRLNPAPFCMLDEVDAPLDDANVGRYARMVEEMSSQVQFIYITHNKIAMEMAQQLMGVTMHEPGVSRMVTVDVEAAAELAST from the coding sequence ATGCGGTTGAAATGTATCAAATTGGCGGGATTTAAATCTTTCGTCGACCCAACCACCGTTAATTTCCCCAGTAATCTTTGTGCTGTAGTTGGGCCCAATGGTTGTGGTAAGTCCAATATTATCGACGCTGTTCGGTGGGTAATGGGCGAATCTTCGGCGAAAAACTTGCGTGGCGAGGCGATGACAGACGTCATTTTTAATGGCTCAAGTGGTCGAAAACCTGTTGGGCAGGCATCTATTGAGCTCGTATTTGATAATAGCGATGGCACCATTGTTGGAGAGTTTGCTGGTTACTCGGAAATTGCCATAAAACGAAAGGTCACGCGAGAGAGCCAGAATATTTATTACTTGAACGGTAATAAGTGTCGGCGACGTGATATCACCGACATATTTTTAGGAACAGGCCTTGGGCCGAGAAGCTACGCTATTATCGAACAAGGTATGATTTCTCGATTAATTGAGGCTAAGCCAGAAGAGCTGCGCGTTTATATCGAGGAAGCGGCAGGCATTTCAAAATATAAAGAGCGTCGTCGCGACACTGAAAATCGTATGCGGCGTACGCATGAAAACCTTGAGCGTCTTGCCGATATTAGAGAAGAACTCGAACGGCAACTCTCACGGTTAGAACGTCAATCGCAATCAGCTGAAAAGTACACTGAATTTAAGAAAGAAGAGCGTGCGCTAAAAGCAAGGCTGCAGGCCCTGCGTTATCAGCAATTACAGCTTAAATCAGACCAAAAGCACAAAGAAATCAAAGAGTTGGAGCTTAAAGTTGAAGCTCGAGTAACGGAGCAGGTGCGCCATGACGCGGATATCGAAAAGTATCGAGCGGAATATACGGAGAAAAGCGACACGTTCAACGAAGTTCAAGGCCGTTACTACGCTATTGGTTCCGATATTACGCGTATTGAACAAGCGATCCAGCATGCGGAAGAGCGTGAGCGTCAATTACGTATAGACCTAGAACAAACGGAGCGAGATTGTACGGAAGCTCAGGAACATTTATCCGTTGATATGGCCAAAGCTGAAGGTTGGGAAGCTGAGCTGCTTGAAATACTACCGGAGCTGGAGTTGGTGCAGGGTTCCGAAGAAGAGTCTGGTTCTATTCTCGTTGAGGCTGAGGAGTCTATGCATCTGTGGCAGCAAGACTGGGATCAATTTAATTTGAAGGCCGCTGAGCCACGTCAGCAGGCTGAAGTTCAGCAGTCTCGTATTAAGTATCTCGAACAGGTACAAACGCGATTACTGGAGAGAATGGATCGGTTGAAATCTGAGCGAGATGCGCTCGTTATCGATGATGTTGCCGACGATATAGAGATTCTCCAAGAAGAGCTGGCAACACTAGAGCTTTCAGCGGAAGAAAAAAGAGAGCAAGTTGAAGCCCTTACCGACGTTGTAAATGAAGCGCGCGACGCACAGCACAAATTTACGGAAGAGCGTGATTTGTTGCGGTCGGACATTCAGCGCGCCCGTGGGCGGCATGCGTCACTCGAAACGCTTCAGCAGGCGTCGCTGGGTCAAGCGGCGGGCTCAACTACGCAGTGGTTAGAATCTCAGGGGCTGGCAGATTATCCGAGGCTGGCCGAGAAAGTAGAGGTAGAACAGGGGTGGGAAACCGCGGTTGAGGTTGTGCTTGGAAACACACTTCAGGCCGTCTGTATGGAAAGTACACTCGACGCTATTAGCGAGTCCTTAAATAGTTTTGACGCGGGCGAAATGACATTTTTTGACGCGACATTGGTAACCGATTCGGTTGGCACAGATACGTTACTGTCTAAGTTACGCTCTCCCGTAAATTTGTCGTCAGCGTTGGCGGGTATTCTGGTTGCCGAGGATTTAGCTGAAGCTCTCGCTAAGCGCAAAGCTCTAAGTGCGGACCAATCGATAGTCACCAAAGACGGAATTTGGTTGGGTTCAAATTGGCTAAAGGTTGTAAAGGCGGATGACGCCAATGCAGGTGTAATTGCTCGCCAAAAAGAATTGGACGAACTCAGTTTACATATTGAGGCGCTCGAAGGGCGCATCGAAACCCTTATCGAACAAGTTGAGACCTCAAAATTACGCAATAGTGATAGTGAAAAAGCGCGCGAAAATCTTCGTCGAGAGGCTGATGACTTAGGGCGGAAGTATAATGAGGCGAAATCGTCGCTCAGCTCGAGCCGGGCAAAAGTAGATCAAGTCACTGAGGGTCGCGAACGCGCCCAGCGTGATATCGCTGACGCTCAAGCACAGATGGATGCTGAATCTGTCAACCTTGTTGACGCGCGAACGTTGCTCGAAGCTTCCATTTCAGCTATGGAGACAGATACTGCCGAAAGAGAGGCGTTGCTGCACAGACGAGACAGCATACGCGGTAAATTAGACGAAGCCCGCCAAAAGGCTCGTCACGACAAGGATCGTGCTCACGAACTTGCAATGCGGCACCAATCGTTAAAAACGCAAGTGGATGCCATTAAACAAGGCATTCAACGACTTCAAGACCAGATGGGTCGAATGCAAGAGCGGCGTGAAACCCTCAAAGGGTCTTTGGAAGAAAATCGTGAACCAGTTGAAGAGCATAAGCTAGATTTAGAAGCGTCACTCGAAAAGCGTATTACTGTTGAGCAGGAATTGACTGAAACTAGAAAGATTGTAGAAACGGTTGAGTCGGCCTTACGTGATATTGAAAAGCAGCGGCACCAAATTGAATCCACGATTGGTGGCATTCGAGTGGAGCTCGAAAAAGCACGTTTGGATGCACAAACGCTAGATGTTCAAAGTGAAGGCCTCAAGCAGCAGTTGGTCGAACAAGAATACGATTTGGCTACTGTGCTGTCTTTGCTTGACGATGATGAGGACGAGGCGTTACTTGAAGAGTCGCTAACAAAAATGGGCAATCGTATTGCGCGTCTAGGGCCAATCAACCTAGCGGCAATTGATGAGTACAAAACAGAGTCTGAACGAAAAAATTATTTGGATGCGCAGAACGACGATTTGAGCGAAGCGCTGGAAACGTTAGAAAATGCCATTAAGAAAATTGATAGAGAAACACGAACGCGATTTAAAGAGACGTTTGATCAAGTAAATACTGGGATACAAGAGTTGTTTCCTAAAGTGTTTGGTGGTGGGCATGCTTATCTAGAGTTGACCGGCGACGATATGCTCGATACAGGTATCGCTATTATGGCGAGACCACCAGGCAAAAAAAATAGCACTATTCACTTGTTGTCTGGTGGGGAAAAGGCGCTAACAGCCATTGCTTTAGTCTTCTCAATATTCCGATTAAATCCGGCGCCGTTTTGTATGCTAGACGAGGTTGATGCGCCTTTGGATGACGCCAATGTTGGACGTTACGCCCGAATGGTGGAAGAAATGTCGAGCCAAGTACAGTTTATTTATATTACGCATAATAAAATTGCCATGGAAATGGCGCAGCAGCTTATGGGCGTTACCATGCATGAACCGGGTGTTTCTCGCATGGTAACAGTTGATGTTGAAGCCGCAGCAGAACTGGCATCAACTTAA